ATCACAAATAAATACAAAGCACCAAATCTCAACATTCGAATTTTGAAATTGGAATCTATTTGAAATTTGTGCTTGTAATTTGATATTTATTTGGAACTTGTTATTTGTATTTTGGAATTTTTTCTCCTTGTTATTTATCTTTGAATTACATCGTGAGAGCCATTACCGCTTTACACGTGTGCAGGCGATTTTCCGCTTCGGGAAATACACGCGATTGCGAACCATCAATCACTGCATCCGTAACTTCGTAACCCCTGTCGGCGGGAAGGCAGTGCATATAAATTGCGTCTTTGTGCGCGAGTTTCATTTTCTTCTCGTCACAAATCCAATGCTTGTATTTTTTGGAAATCTCGAGCGCTTGATTTGGATTGTGAAACAGCGATTCGATTCCCCACGATTTCGGATACACAATGTCCGCATCTTTAAACGCATCATCCATATTGTTCACCACTTCAAACTTTGTTCCGTTTTCTTTTGCAACTTTTTTCGCATACTCCATTTCGCTTTTCATCAGCGTATATTCCGGAGGATGCGCAAGAACAACATCAAGACCGAATCGCGGCATCAACGTAATCAATCCTTGCGGAACACTCATCGGTTTTGCGTAACTCGGAGCATACGCCCACGACACAGCAATTTTTTTTCCGCGTAAATTTTTTCCAAACTCTTCGCGTATCGTCATTAAATCCGCAAGTGTTTGAAACGGATGGTCAATATCGCATTGCATATTCAACACGGGAACGTTGGCATCTTTCGCAACGGCGCGCATATACGAGTTGCCTTCGCCCGGAACCAAATCGTGGCGAATTGCAATGGCGTGTCCGTAACTTGAAAGAATAATTCCCATATCTTTCGGCGATTCACCGTGCGCAACTTGCGAAGTTTCCGCCGCGATGAAATGTGCGTGCGCTCCGAGTTGTGTTGCGCCGGCTTCAAACGAGTTGCGCGTGCGTGTGGATTTGTCGAAGAAAAACAGGAATGCAGTTTTGTCGGGAAGATACCGATGCGGCGTTCCTTTCTTAAACATTTTTTTTAAATCGCTCGCAGTTTTCAGCGCAAGTTCGATTTCTTTCGTTGACCAATCTTTTGTTTCGATATAATCTTTTCCCCGAACAATGTTGGGGAGTTTCGGTAGTTTTGTTGGCATAAATTATTGTAGAGATAAATAAGTTGTAAGTATGTTGTTGATAAAATTTCAAATAGCAAAATTCAAATGACAAATAAATTCCAATGCCGAAATTCTAATTTGTTACGATGATTTTTCTATAATTGCGGATAAAATCTTTTTCAATTCGATTGCTTCATTGTAAAGCGTTGTTGCTTCTGCTTTGTATGTTTCTGAATTTGTTTCCTTAATCAATTGTAGCCAAAATGCACTTTCTTTCGTTTCCTTTCTGCTAATTTTTGCCCGCATCAAAAAATCTTTTTTACTTAACGATTCATTTGCTTCGATATAATTTGCTCCAACAGACGAAGATGAGCGGATAAGTTGCTTTACGTATTCAGCATTTGTCATTGTTTTCGGTAATTTTTTACAAAACAAAGCAACGTCCAAAG
This window of the Ignavibacteria bacterium genome carries:
- a CDS encoding ornithine carbamoyltransferase, whose amino-acid sequence is MPTKLPKLPNIVRGKDYIETKDWSTKEIELALKTASDLKKMFKKGTPHRYLPDKTAFLFFFDKSTRTRNSFEAGATQLGAHAHFIAAETSQVAHGESPKDMGIILSSYGHAIAIRHDLVPGEGNSYMRAVAKDANVPVLNMQCDIDHPFQTLADLMTIREEFGKNLRGKKIAVSWAYAPSYAKPMSVPQGLITLMPRFGLDVVLAHPPEYTLMKSEMEYAKKVAKENGTKFEVVNNMDDAFKDADIVYPKSWGIESLFHNPNQALEISKKYKHWICDEKKMKLAHKDAIYMHCLPADRGYEVTDAVIDGSQSRVFPEAENRLHTCKAVMALTM
- a CDS encoding four helix bundle protein, translating into METSNTKRYDLEERTLKFALDVALFCKKLPKTMTNAEYVKQLIRSSSSVGANYIEANESLSKKDFLMRAKISRKETKESAFWLQLIKETNSETYKAEATTLYNEAIELKKILSAIIEKSS